GCCAAACCGGGGGTGGTAGCCTTCAGCCCATTCAAAATTATCCGTGAACGACCATACAAAATAACCGTCAACCTTTACGCCTTCTTGTTTGGCTTTGAGTACTTGCTTTAAATGTTCCTGAATGTAGTGTAACCGTTGCGTGTCGTTTACCTCGCCGTTAATCACTTGGTCGGGGAAAGCGGCGCCGTTTTCGGTAATGATTAATTTCTTGATCTGCGGGTACTGGTTGTACTTGTGCAGGATGTGGTAAATAGCGGGCGGGTACACTTCCCAGTTCATCACAGTAGAAGCTACCCCGCGCTTTTTAGGGGGCACCAAAGCTGCCTGCAGAAAAGGCGTGAAGAACGCGTACTTAACCATTTCGCGGGTATAATTCTGAATGCCGATAAAGTCAAATTCAAAAGGCAGCAAAGCCTCGTCGCCGGGGCGCATAAATTCCTGGATGCGGCGCAAATAAGGCACGTCGGCGATGGGATAACCTAAACCCAAGCCCGGTTCTATAAACAAACGGTTGAGAATAGCGTCTGCCCGGCGGGTAGCTCCGTGATCGCGGATGAGGGTGGGGCGGTACGGTTCCAGGTGGGAACAAGAATACGTGGTGCCAATTTCGGCGTGCGGCAAAGCATTTTTTAAAATCCGGCCACCTTCGGCTTGGCAAAGCGCGGCGTGGTGAGTAGCCGCCAGAAAAGATTTAATGCCGCGCCGACCAGGAGCGTGTACGCCTAAAAAATAACCAGCGCCTACAAAAACCATGGGTTCGTTCAGTACCATCCAGTATTTGATGCGGTCGCCGAATTGGCTGGCGCACAAATGAGCGTATTCCTGAAACCAGGAAACAATGTCGCGGTTAGTCCAGCCGCCACGGTATTCGAGTTCCTGCGGTAAATCCCAGTGGTAGAGGGTTACCCAGGGCTCAATGTTGCGTTCCAGGCAACCATCAATCAATCGGTTATAATAATCAATACCTTTTTGATTTACCTGACCGTGGCCTTTTGGCAAAATGCGCGACCAGGCCAGCGAAAACCTAAAGTTCGGGATATTCATCTGGTCCATGAGGCAAATATCTTCGCCGTAGCGATTGTAAAAGTCGCAGGAATGGTTGGCGTGGTGACCCGATTGAATTTTGCCTTTAATGCCCGAAAAAGTATCCCAGATAGAAGGCCCTTTGCCATCGGCGGTATGGGCGCCCTCAATCTGGTGCGCCGCCGTAGAAACACCCCATTGAAACGTTTCGCCGAAAGCTGCCCGGGTTAATGGTTGCTCGCTGGTTTGGGCCTTATCGGCAGTAGTATTTTTTAAAAAAGTTTGCTGCATCTGGTTATTTACTCAAAACGCCGGAAGTAGGCTTCCAGCGTTTCCATTTTTTTAAATTTTTTAATTTTTGGTGTCATCCTCACTAGCCTTCGCTGGTGCGGGCTTGCAGCTCGTACCATAATCTTCATTGGTATTTTAGTGATACGAGCTGCAAGCTCGCACCAGCAATTAGTTTTTAAATTTATATCGCCAGTCCGGAGACTGGCTTTTGTCTATCGATCCAAGTGACGCTGCGCTTAACTTTGGAACCATCCGTTTCTGAAATACTAAACTACTGGCTGGTACTTATCCGCGGCGTGTTCCTGTAAAATCTGATCAATAATTTGTTCGGTTTCGTTCGGGTAATTTACCGGGATCACCGAGCCATTTTCGAGCCACTCCTGAATAACCGGCAAGTGTTTGGTTTTAAGCGATGGAATAACCGGTACGCCCATTTTTTTTAAAGCCGCCGCGTTGCATTGTTGTTCATACTGACTTTTCATGGGAATGGCTAGCAGTTTCTTACCCAGGTATAAAGCTTCGGCGGGCGTTTCAAAACCAGCGCCGCACAATACGCCCGTGCTGGTAGCCATGCTTTTCACGAAAGCTTCGTTTTGAATCGGGTTTACCTGAATGTTTTTGTGCCGGAAAGGCGTTTTGTTATGCTTCGAGAACACCTGCCAATCCGTATTTTTAAAATTTTTCAATTGGTCAATCAGCTTCCAGTCGTCGTAGGCGGGCAGGTAAACGGTAATATGCCCTAGGTTGTCCGGCGTAAGTTCGCGTACCTGCGACCGGATAACCGGGGTAAAAATATTTTCGCCGAACCGGCCGAAATGGAAGCCGTAGTGGTGCGTGGCCGGCGCGTAATTTTTTAAAATAAACTTACCGAAAACATCTTCTTTTTTGGGTTGCGGGGCTTGGGGCGCCAACACCGCGCTTTGGTGACTCAAGGCCACGCAAGGCTTCTTTCTAAAGTAACAAGCCCAGGCCGAGACCGGCTCAAAATCGTTCAGTACTAAATCATACGACTCAATGGGCAACTGCCGCATTTGCTGGTAAAAGGCCCGGGAGTTTAGCTTGCCAAAGGTTTTTACAAAATCAACTCCGCCTTTTTTGCCGAAAATAAAGCTGAGGCCGCTAAACTGATGGTGTACCGGGTAAGGCAAAGATACATCGGCCTGGCAGCCGCTTACCAGAATATCAACTTCGCCGCGTTGTTGTAAAATGGGAATTATATCTAAAGCCCGGCTTAAATGACCATTGCCGGTACCCTGTACGGCGTATAATATTTTCAAGCGCCTTTTAATTTAAATTCCTGCATTAAGTTTTGCATGAGTTCCGGGTAGTTTAATACTTCCGATGCCGTGTCGGGGAGTTCTTCCTGGTGCGCAAGAGTGGCATCGTCGTGGTAGCGGTACAAATGCCATTGGCCGCCGTAGTATTCCAGGGCGGTTAAGTTTTCAATCCAGTCGCCGGAGTTCAGGTAAGTAACCGAGCCGGCGGTAGTAGTTATAGATTTTATTTCCGGGTGGTGAATGTGGCCGCACACCACGTAATCGTAGCCATTGTCAATAGCAATATTAGCGGCCGTTTCTTCAAAATTGTTAATAAAAGCTACCGCACTCTTCACCCGGTTTTTAATGCTACGGGATAAGGATATTTTGTTGCCGTTGAGTTTCAGCGATAAAAAGTTAACGAAGCGGTTAATCAGAATTAATAAATCGTAGCCCACGGCGCCCAGTTTGGCGAGCCAGCGGGAATGCTGCATAGTTACGTCGAACACGTCGCCGTGGAAAATCCAGGCTTGTTGCCCGTCGAGTTCGAGTAATAATTTGTTCTGGATAGTAAATGAACCCATTTTAAAGCCCACAAACTTGCGCAGCATTTCGTCGTGGTTGCCGGTAATGTACTGCACTTTCACGCCTTTGGCGATTAAACCCGTCAGGTACTTTACTACCTGCATGTGCGCCTTGGGCCAGTAACTTTTACTAAACTGCCAGATATCAATAATATCGCCGTTCAGGATAATCTTTTTAGGTTTAATGCTTTTCAGGTAACGCAAAAGTTCTTTGGCGTGGCAGCCGTAAGTGCCCAGGTGCACATCCGAAATAACCACCACGTCCACTTTTCTTTTTTTTACGCCCATAATAATCGGGTAAAAACCTTATGCGGTGGGAGTTTGGTCGGACTTTAACGCCGAATAAAAAGAATGCAGCCGATACAAAACAAACTGATCTACTAATTGCCGGAATAAACGAGTGAATGCTTTCATAGTACTTCCGATTTTTAAATTTTAATCCTGAAACAGCGCCACCCGAAAACCAATGATTTAAACATATCAACCGGTACCTGGTAAGGCAACTATTTATCAATATCTAAAACTACGAAGCAGGTATTAGCCTATTATTATCCCTAAGTTAAGTTTAGGTAAACAGCCGTAAAAACAGGAAATAAAATTAGTGTATTACTATTAACCCTCTTCCTATAAGATTAAGTGTAATTTTAGTATTTTGGTTTAAAATTTAACCACTTTCATTAATAAATGATTGAATTTTAAGAAATGCGGTCAAAATTTTAAGGTATAAAATTAATTTTATTTGTTTTTTATGAAATTATGCCTTGAAATTAAAGGCATTATTCAGTTAATTGTCAAATATGATTAACTGAATATTTTTAAATTATTTTAAAAATCAGGATAGAAACGGAAGGGTTTTCTGAAATATAATAAATGATGTTCTTTAAAATCTAAGTTTTGTAGCCGTTAGTTGGATGATTTGTAAATTTTTCAATGATATTTTCACTTTAATTAATTATTTGTAACTATGCATAGTATCAAATCAATAATTAATAATAAAATATCTGATTGATTGAGAAGAAGTCTGGTAAAAGCTTAACCGTCCGGCCAACGGTTATGTTTCCTACCTAATGGATGCAAATTCTTTTAATCTTTAAAAGGGAGATAATTTATGGCAAGACAAGTACTAATCCTGTTCTGGCCTGGTAGCCAGAAATAAAATTTAAAAAATAGTAGCTGCTTAAAACCCAAGTTGGTATTCGAAAGCAAATAGATTAAAATAAAATTTATCTGCTTCAAGAGCAATAACCGGGTTAAAATTTTAAAAATTTCAACATTTCTTTAGCTGCTATTTTCAAACAATAGAACCATTAACTAACAAGTTATCTGGTTCTTGCCAAAACCAGCAGTTTACTACTGTTTTGAATGATTCCGGGTCTGGAGTCTGTTCAATCCTATATTTTGCGCTTTACGTTTCCGGTTATTTTTCTATTCTCAGGCAGTATTTGTCCGGAGCCAGATAATTATTGCCTGTAGCAAAGTACTATAACCGGAGTTCTGATTTACGTTCTGACGTCTTTCGCAGGAAAGAGAGGCGCCTATGGCGTGGCCGTTACATTACTTGTCTACACAAAAACAACACCTAATCATTAAAATTAAGATTTATGAAGCGATTACTACTCTTATATGCTCTTGTTACCCTGGCATTGTCGCCGGTACTAGCGCAGCAACCGATTAAAGTCTCAGGAAAAATAGTAGATGCTGATTTACCCTTACCCGGAGTAACCGTGTTGGTAAAAGGTACTACCACCGGTACCGTTAGTAACGCAGAAGGAATGTATACTTTAGAATGCCCACCTACCAGCACCTTAGTGTTTTCCTTTATTGGGTACACTTCCCAGGAAATTGCCGTGGGTGGTAAAACCAGCATCAACGTAAGCCTGGCTACCGATGCTACCCAGTTAGGTGAAGTAGTAGTAACCGCTTTTGGTATTGAAAGAGAGAAAAAAGCTTTAGGCTATACCATACAAGAAGTGAGCGGTAGCAAACTGGCCGAAGTAAAAACATCTAACGTGGTAAATAATCTTTCGGGCCGAGTAGCTGGGGTGCAGGTAAATAGCAACGGCGGGCCAGGCAGCAGTTCAAATATCGTTATCCGGGGAATGGGTTCGGTAAGCCGAAATAACCAACCGCTAGTAGTAGTAGATGGCGTGCCTATTCAGCAAGCTAATACTTTAGGGGTTGACCCAGCAACCGGACAGCGAACCAGAAATGAAAGCCGCTTTGGGGGTGGTATTTCTGAAGTGAATCCGGAGAACATTGCCTCTATGTCTATCTTAAAAGGACCTAACGCAGCTGCGCTTTACGGTTCGCGGGCAGCTAATGGCGTTATATTAATTACCACTAAAAACGGCGCGGGTACCAAAGGCATTGGGGTAGAAATTAGCTCCAGCGCTACTTTTGAACGGCCTTTAGTAAAGCCGAAATTTCAAAATACCTATGGCGGAGGTAACGGTTACCGCACCTGGTTTAACAATGGTCGCAGCGGGGCAATTACTGACCCCCGGGAAATAGAGCAGTACCGGGCCGCTTATGGCCCTAATGCGCCGCTAAATGGCACCGAAGGTACTGACGAAAGCTGGGGGGCACCCATGGACGGCCGCTTGGTGCGTCAATGGTGGACCGGCGATGAGGTAGCCCCTTTAACGCCGCAACCCAATAACTGGGAAGAATACTGGGAAACCGGAAAAACGTTTTTTAATTCAGTTGCCCTGGTCGGAGGTAATGATAAAGGCAGCTTCCGCTTGTCAATAGGCCGTCTGGATCAAAAAGGAATTATGTTTAACAACGATTTTAAAAGAAACAATGTCAACCTGAATTCTTCTTATAATCTCACTTCTAAATTAAAGGTTACCACTAGTGCCGAATATATAAAATCAGGTTCTGATAACCGGTCTTTTCAGTCGAGCCAGGATTTTATCTGGGCGCACCGTTCGGTTTCCTGGGATCAGTTGAAGAACTGGCGCGATTACGTGGGTGTCCACAACCAGCTTCCGGGCGATAACCTGCCACCTAACTGGCAACATACCTTCTTTGTGAATCCGTTTTACGAGCAGGAGTTTCTTACCTACGCGAATGATAAAGACAGGTTAAGAGGAAATATGTCTATATCGTATGACTTCAATGATAAATTTAGCTTAATGGTAAGAAGCGGTACCGATTACTGGAGCGATACCCGCACCAATATTACCCGTTTCGAGCGCATTTCCGGGGGCAACTTCCGGGCTGGTCAGTTTAACGAAGAAGTGCTGCGCAGCCAGGAAACCAACCACGATGCGATGCTGACCTACAAGCAGGATTTCGGACCGGACTTCTCTTTTAATGGCCAGTTAGGCGGTATTTACCGCAACAATTTCTACAAGCGTAACTTTACCCAAGTAGAGCAAATGGTAATCGATAAGCTCTATACACTCAACAACAACGCCAGCCCTAACACCAATCAAAGCGAAACGCAGGAGTTTAATGTGCAAAGTCTTTTTGCCGCGGCGCAGTTTGGTTTCCGCAACTCGCTGTTCCTGGATGTAACCGGCCGTAACGATTGGTCTAGTACCTTACCCATTAACAAAAATTCTTTCTTTTACCCATCGGTATCGGTGAGTGCAGTAGTTACCGATTTATTAGGTATCAGCAGCAAAGCTTTGTCTTTTGCCAAAGTAAGAGCCAGCTGGGCCCAGGTAGGGAACGATGCTGATCCATACCAATTGTACCAGGTTTATGACGCTAAATCGCCCTGGAACGGCGCTATCCCGAGCTTCGGCGAAAGCACCGATATTAACAACGCTGGCCTGAAGCCCGAAATTACCACCGGCCAGGAAGTAGGCGCCGATATCCGGTTCTTAGGCGGTAAAATTGGCTTAGACGCTACGTATTACACCAAGAGCACCAAAGACCAGATTCTGGGGGTAGAAATATCCAAAGCTACCGGTTATAACC
The sequence above is a segment of the Adhaeribacter swui genome. Coding sequences within it:
- a CDS encoding GH1 family beta-glucosidase, which codes for MQQTFLKNTTADKAQTSEQPLTRAAFGETFQWGVSTAAHQIEGAHTADGKGPSIWDTFSGIKGKIQSGHHANHSCDFYNRYGEDICLMDQMNIPNFRFSLAWSRILPKGHGQVNQKGIDYYNRLIDGCLERNIEPWVTLYHWDLPQELEYRGGWTNRDIVSWFQEYAHLCASQFGDRIKYWMVLNEPMVFVGAGYFLGVHAPGRRGIKSFLAATHHAALCQAEGGRILKNALPHAEIGTTYSCSHLEPYRPTLIRDHGATRRADAILNRLFIEPGLGLGYPIADVPYLRRIQEFMRPGDEALLPFEFDFIGIQNYTREMVKYAFFTPFLQAALVPPKKRGVASTVMNWEVYPPAIYHILHKYNQYPQIKKLIITENGAAFPDQVINGEVNDTQRLHYIQEHLKQVLKAKQEGVKVDGYFVWSFTDNFEWAEGYHPRFGLVYVDFETQQRIVKASGKWYTEFLNPSPFGTYPKNKGGDAAFAL
- a CDS encoding glycosyltransferase family protein encodes the protein MKILYAVQGTGNGHLSRALDIIPILQQRGEVDILVSGCQADVSLPYPVHHQFSGLSFIFGKKGGVDFVKTFGKLNSRAFYQQMRQLPIESYDLVLNDFEPVSAWACYFRKKPCVALSHQSAVLAPQAPQPKKEDVFGKFILKNYAPATHHYGFHFGRFGENIFTPVIRSQVRELTPDNLGHITVYLPAYDDWKLIDQLKNFKNTDWQVFSKHNKTPFRHKNIQVNPIQNEAFVKSMATSTGVLCGAGFETPAEALYLGKKLLAIPMKSQYEQQCNAAALKKMGVPVIPSLKTKHLPVIQEWLENGSVIPVNYPNETEQIIDQILQEHAADKYQPVV
- a CDS encoding UDP-2,3-diacylglucosamine diphosphatase codes for the protein MGVKKRKVDVVVISDVHLGTYGCHAKELLRYLKSIKPKKIILNGDIIDIWQFSKSYWPKAHMQVVKYLTGLIAKGVKVQYITGNHDEMLRKFVGFKMGSFTIQNKLLLELDGQQAWIFHGDVFDVTMQHSRWLAKLGAVGYDLLILINRFVNFLSLKLNGNKISLSRSIKNRVKSAVAFINNFEETAANIAIDNGYDYVVCGHIHHPEIKSITTTAGSVTYLNSGDWIENLTALEYYGGQWHLYRYHDDATLAHQEELPDTASEVLNYPELMQNLMQEFKLKGA
- a CDS encoding SusC/RagA family TonB-linked outer membrane protein; translation: MKRLLLLYALVTLALSPVLAQQPIKVSGKIVDADLPLPGVTVLVKGTTTGTVSNAEGMYTLECPPTSTLVFSFIGYTSQEIAVGGKTSINVSLATDATQLGEVVVTAFGIEREKKALGYTIQEVSGSKLAEVKTSNVVNNLSGRVAGVQVNSNGGPGSSSNIVIRGMGSVSRNNQPLVVVDGVPIQQANTLGVDPATGQRTRNESRFGGGISEVNPENIASMSILKGPNAAALYGSRAANGVILITTKNGAGTKGIGVEISSSATFERPLVKPKFQNTYGGGNGYRTWFNNGRSGAITDPREIEQYRAAYGPNAPLNGTEGTDESWGAPMDGRLVRQWWTGDEVAPLTPQPNNWEEYWETGKTFFNSVALVGGNDKGSFRLSIGRLDQKGIMFNNDFKRNNVNLNSSYNLTSKLKVTTSAEYIKSGSDNRSFQSSQDFIWAHRSVSWDQLKNWRDYVGVHNQLPGDNLPPNWQHTFFVNPFYEQEFLTYANDKDRLRGNMSISYDFNDKFSLMVRSGTDYWSDTRTNITRFERISGGNFRAGQFNEEVLRSQETNHDAMLTYKQDFGPDFSFNGQLGGIYRNNFYKRNFTQVEQMVIDKLYTLNNNASPNTNQSETQEFNVQSLFAAAQFGFRNSLFLDVTGRNDWSSTLPINKNSFFYPSVSVSAVVTDLLGISSKALSFAKVRASWAQVGNDADPYQLYQVYDAKSPWNGAIPSFGESTDINNAGLKPEITTGQEVGADIRFLGGKIGLDATYYTKSTKDQILGVEISKATGYNRRFLNAGEVTNKGVELMLTGTPVQLGNGFQWDISVNYARNRSKVVELAEGLTTYTLYTTRGLSTEARVGQPYGTFYGTAFLRSPDGQIVYDKERGTPLVAPGQKVLGNIQPDWIGGLSNSFSYKGISLSALIDVKKGGDIFDEGTGTARWTGQYAETAVGREEGVIGKGVKNVGTADAPVYVPNDVIADAKLFYSYNNPRTYHESAIFDASYVKLREVSLGYQLPTFLTKAIRAQSARISFVGRNMAILFKNTPHIDPEVDSQGGNAQGFTYGQLPNSRSFGMSLDVKF